From one Acidimicrobiales bacterium genomic stretch:
- a CDS encoding inositol monophosphatase family protein produces MPAAPAAPAADPALVTEAVELARMAGEVTLRWFRADTLTVDRKVDGTPVTQADREAERLIRSELAVRHPDDGVLGEEEPETAGTSGRRWILDPIDGTKAFTHGVPLYSNLLALEDEHGIAVGVINLPALGETVWAGRGLGCWCNDEPARVRACESVADAYVTTSGLGAWSDEALMAVQRSGASLRTWGDGYGYALVATGRIDAMVDPIAELYDLAPVPVLMAEAGGRFTSLEGEAGPGHGSGLASSGPLHDALLALLGGRAARRPGGTPG; encoded by the coding sequence ATGCCCGCCGCGCCCGCCGCCCCCGCCGCCGATCCCGCCCTGGTCACCGAGGCGGTGGAGCTGGCCCGCATGGCCGGCGAGGTGACGCTCCGCTGGTTCCGGGCCGACACGCTCACCGTCGACCGCAAGGTCGACGGCACGCCCGTGACCCAGGCCGACCGCGAGGCCGAGCGCCTCATCCGCTCCGAGCTGGCCGTGCGCCACCCCGACGACGGCGTGCTGGGCGAGGAGGAGCCCGAGACCGCCGGCACCAGCGGCCGGCGCTGGATCCTCGACCCCATCGACGGCACCAAGGCCTTCACCCACGGGGTGCCCCTGTACTCCAACCTCCTGGCCCTCGAGGACGAGCACGGCATCGCCGTGGGTGTCATCAACCTCCCGGCCCTGGGCGAGACGGTGTGGGCCGGCCGGGGCCTGGGGTGCTGGTGCAACGACGAGCCGGCCCGGGTCCGGGCCTGCGAGTCGGTGGCCGACGCCTACGTGACGACCAGCGGCCTGGGGGCCTGGTCCGACGAGGCCCTCATGGCCGTCCAACGCTCCGGTGCCTCCCTTCGGACCTGGGGCGACGGCTACGGCTACGCCCTGGTCGCCACCGGTCGCATCGACGCCATGGTCGACCCCATCGCCGAGCTCTACGACCTGGCGCCCGTGCCGGTCCTCATGGCCGAGGCCGGGGGCCGCTTCACCTCCCTGGAGGGCGAGGCGGGGCCCGGCCACGGCAGCGGCCTGGCCTCCAGCGGCCCCCTGCACGACGCGCTGCTGGCCCTGCTGGGCGGGCGCGCCGCCCGACGACCGGGGGGCACCCCGGGCTGA